From Denitrovibrio acetiphilus DSM 12809, the proteins below share one genomic window:
- a CDS encoding sigma-70 family RNA polymerase sigma factor: MRETEETEKKEKSEDESATTAKVMPAPVSETSLKHYLNSISAYKPMTKAQEFAIGERIQAGDEDALNTLILCNLKFVVSIANRYRNTGLPIADIINQGNLGLVEAAKRFDHTKDVKFISYAVWWIRQSIIQALAEQSGTVKLPIKQAGILYKINGATEKLNKKLNREPTASELAEQLEMDEADIENVLRVSRNYLSLEAPIKDGEDRSFIDLLESGTKDIEEDIISKTLKTALDDIVDELDERESQIIEWRFGLNEEAPKTLEEIGELMDISRERVRQLETRALSKLRKKAMKNKLQDFLN; encoded by the coding sequence ATGAGAGAAACAGAAGAAACTGAAAAAAAAGAAAAATCTGAAGATGAGAGTGCAACAACAGCTAAAGTAATGCCCGCTCCTGTGAGTGAGACTTCACTTAAGCATTACCTGAACTCTATCTCTGCATACAAACCCATGACAAAAGCTCAGGAGTTTGCAATAGGAGAGCGGATTCAGGCAGGCGATGAAGATGCGCTTAACACACTCATCCTATGTAACTTAAAATTTGTAGTATCCATAGCCAACAGATACCGGAATACCGGTCTGCCCATTGCGGATATTATAAATCAGGGGAATCTGGGGCTTGTGGAGGCTGCGAAAAGGTTCGACCATACAAAAGATGTCAAGTTCATATCCTACGCCGTATGGTGGATCCGTCAGTCCATAATTCAGGCTCTAGCTGAACAGTCGGGTACTGTCAAACTACCTATCAAACAGGCGGGGATCCTCTACAAGATAAACGGTGCTACAGAAAAGCTCAACAAAAAGCTAAACCGTGAACCGACAGCCAGCGAGCTTGCCGAACAGCTTGAAATGGATGAAGCGGATATCGAGAATGTTCTGCGGGTTTCAAGAAACTATCTCTCACTTGAAGCACCTATTAAAGACGGAGAGGACAGGTCTTTCATCGACCTTCTGGAATCAGGCACAAAAGATATTGAAGAAGATATCATCTCGAAAACACTAAAAACCGCTCTGGACGACATCGTTGATGAACTTGATGAACGTGAATCACAAATAATAGAGTGGCGTTTCGGTCTGAATGAAGAAGCACCTAAAACTCTTGAAGAAATCGGGGAGCTGATGGATATAAGCCGTGAACGTGTCCGGCAGCTTGAAACACGGGCTCTTTCAAAACTCCGCAAGAAGGCGATGAAAAATAAATTACAGGATTTTTTAAACTAA
- a CDS encoding acyl-CoA thioesterase has translation METYTLVRPEHLNHYGYLFGGVLLKWIDECAFLTAAKNFRGVSFVTVAMDKIVFKHQVANGSVLRFKVEPVKQGTTSITYEVKVFGDAPCAEREQEVFSTNITFVSIDKNGRPTPLPHKLDIS, from the coding sequence ATGGAAACATATACACTTGTCCGACCTGAACACCTTAACCACTACGGATATCTTTTCGGTGGAGTTCTTCTAAAATGGATAGATGAATGCGCATTCCTAACTGCAGCTAAAAATTTCAGAGGAGTGTCATTTGTAACTGTAGCTATGGACAAGATTGTGTTTAAACATCAGGTGGCAAACGGATCTGTACTCAGGTTTAAAGTTGAACCTGTAAAGCAGGGAACAACATCTATCACATATGAAGTAAAAGTTTTTGGCGATGCCCCATGCGCAGAACGAGAGCAAGAAGTATTCAGCACTAACATAACTTTTGTAAGCATAGATAAAAACGGTCGGCCGACACCGCTACCGCATAAATTAGATATAAGTTAG
- the bioB gene encoding biotin synthase BioB gives MIRDIYEKIIAGGEAGAGDVSTIVNADLDELLFLAEQIKKQYKGIKAETCAIINARSGLCSEDCSFCAQSSHFSTGAPVYGFIDMERIDAAAKDLAAKGVKRFSIVTSGIGPNDEEFQKIKEAMGVINKHGLLADASVGCLSYEQLIELKEAGMTAYHHNLEVARSYFPEICSTHDYERDVETVRDSVRAGVYVCCGGIFGLGESWAHRAELAFILRGLNVDSVPINFLNPIKGTPMDNQQVLSEEEALRIVAMVRFILPKQDIRICGGRSIVFRENSAEKLLRAGANALMVGDYLTVKGVDIDDDMRALG, from the coding sequence ATGATCAGAGATATTTACGAAAAGATAATCGCAGGGGGAGAAGCAGGGGCAGGGGATGTCAGCACTATAGTTAATGCTGATCTGGACGAGCTTCTGTTCCTTGCTGAGCAGATTAAAAAGCAGTATAAAGGTATTAAAGCAGAGACGTGCGCTATTATAAATGCAAGGAGCGGGCTATGCAGTGAAGATTGTTCCTTCTGTGCACAGTCTTCTCACTTCAGTACCGGTGCGCCTGTTTACGGATTCATAGATATGGAACGTATTGATGCCGCTGCAAAAGATCTTGCTGCCAAAGGAGTTAAACGCTTCAGTATTGTTACAAGCGGTATCGGACCGAATGATGAAGAGTTTCAGAAGATCAAAGAAGCTATGGGCGTTATAAATAAGCATGGACTTCTGGCGGATGCGTCTGTTGGATGTCTTAGTTATGAACAGCTTATAGAACTTAAAGAAGCTGGCATGACGGCATACCACCATAATCTAGAAGTGGCTAGAAGCTATTTTCCAGAAATATGCTCAACACATGATTATGAAAGAGATGTCGAAACTGTGCGAGATTCAGTGCGTGCCGGTGTTTATGTCTGCTGCGGCGGGATATTCGGATTGGGAGAGAGCTGGGCGCATAGGGCAGAGCTTGCATTTATCCTGAGAGGTCTCAACGTTGATTCTGTTCCAATTAATTTTCTAAACCCCATAAAAGGAACTCCTATGGACAACCAGCAGGTTCTTAGTGAAGAAGAGGCTCTCCGTATAGTTGCTATGGTCAGGTTTATTCTTCCGAAACAGGATATCAGAATTTGCGGCGGGCGGAGTATTGTTTTTAGAGAAAATAGTGCAGAAAAGCTTCTCAGAGCGGGAGCTAACGCATTAATGGTTGGAGACTATCTTACTGTAAAGGGCGTAGATATCGATGATGATATGAGAGCGCTCGGCTAA
- a CDS encoding SH3 domain-containing protein, with protein sequence MFKQILLVILTLSLVSCASRARLKSYEKDIDGIRNEVRNIRIMTDEMRAELGNMRKSMDMVDESVKFQADEIEIQRQYHERLKEVVDGLKDSVVVLESEKLPAKREELREIRSNDTAVPYVVKTEQDGAVTKMYTEPQPSEDSVELPGPEKPDAARQKPGFGYAVKDGVILWQYPSTKSDVLEILVSWQQLSLLEKITNAGMTWWKVKTNDYTGYVNSRFIIISGKK encoded by the coding sequence ATGTTTAAGCAAATCCTTTTGGTAATTCTTACCCTTTCGCTCGTTTCCTGCGCAAGCAGAGCACGGCTTAAAAGCTATGAAAAAGATATAGATGGTATACGCAATGAAGTTCGAAATATCAGAATTATGACTGATGAAATGCGGGCTGAGCTTGGTAATATGCGTAAGTCTATGGATATGGTTGATGAAAGTGTAAAATTTCAGGCTGATGAAATAGAGATACAGAGGCAATATCATGAAAGGCTGAAAGAGGTTGTTGATGGCTTGAAAGATTCTGTAGTTGTTCTTGAGTCGGAAAAACTTCCGGCAAAAAGAGAAGAACTGCGTGAGATAAGGTCGAACGATACCGCAGTTCCTTACGTTGTTAAAACTGAGCAGGATGGCGCTGTAACGAAGATGTATACAGAACCCCAGCCTTCGGAAGATTCTGTTGAACTGCCTGGACCTGAAAAACCTGATGCTGCCAGACAGAAACCTGGGTTCGGATATGCGGTGAAGGATGGTGTGATATTATGGCAGTACCCGTCGACTAAGTCTGATGTACTCGAAATACTCGTAAGCTGGCAACAGCTCAGCCTTTTGGAAAAGATAACTAATGCGGGCATGACATGGTGGAAGGTCAAAACTAATGACTATACAGGTTATGTGAATTCAAGATTCATTATTATATCGGGTAAAAAATGA
- a CDS encoding AAA family ATPase, with product MSRDLFGLKDEPFSAYPDNKYFFSSIHHDKAITLLEYGLNSRKGFMLLTGLKGTGKTMTCKILKENAKDCNVSMTRYEDSSTDKLMLDICKGFGLEVEEADRQELFGLIMEYFVDQYKEGKNNLIIVDNAENISDESLQMLNKFMEIEIEKCKLVQVIISGCPELHDRLKHIGGDLGPKFTFTVELAPLNLHDTVEYVEHRIKTAIGDDDQHLFKNNSYTEIYNYSKGIPSEINRIAQKALAIAKEGKQAKITSSHIKMAAARLYGVKVSRRSGGKGMIMIALIVVVIGAGLFYRDTIISFFDNQVTDIFSVVMVQKKSSEADAPAAENTPEVSESDSSGSVVQETIPEQPVTDQQESVQTEKSAADNELAQQKLQSENPSAASEPEEKIEPEPQADNSKAEPEHITASTSEDDAAIDTELEEAQPEEPAFQHGCITANSGLKIRSGPSVNTELLGTAPSEAYIELYELSEDGNWWKTKYQGRFGYMYAKYIKIVETPDQCAN from the coding sequence ATGAGCAGGGACTTATTCGGGTTGAAGGACGAACCCTTCAGTGCTTATCCCGATAACAAGTACTTTTTTTCTTCGATACACCATGATAAAGCGATTACTCTGCTTGAATATGGTCTGAACAGCCGTAAAGGCTTTATGCTTCTCACAGGATTGAAAGGGACAGGGAAAACTATGACCTGTAAAATCCTAAAAGAGAATGCAAAAGACTGTAATGTTTCTATGACCAGATATGAAGACTCCAGTACAGATAAACTGATGCTGGATATATGCAAAGGGTTCGGACTTGAGGTTGAAGAAGCTGACAGGCAGGAGCTTTTTGGGCTTATCATGGAGTATTTTGTTGATCAGTATAAGGAAGGAAAGAATAACCTTATTATTGTTGATAATGCTGAAAATATCTCTGACGAAAGTCTTCAAATGCTTAATAAGTTTATGGAAATCGAAATTGAAAAATGTAAGCTTGTGCAGGTGATCATATCCGGATGCCCTGAACTTCACGATAGATTAAAGCACATCGGCGGAGACCTGGGGCCGAAGTTTACCTTTACGGTGGAGCTTGCTCCGCTTAATCTTCACGATACAGTAGAATATGTTGAACACCGTATCAAAACCGCCATTGGTGACGATGATCAGCACCTTTTTAAAAATAATTCCTACACTGAAATATATAACTACTCGAAAGGTATCCCTTCTGAGATTAACAGGATAGCCCAAAAGGCTCTTGCCATAGCCAAAGAGGGAAAACAGGCTAAGATCACTTCGTCTCATATAAAAATGGCAGCAGCAAGGCTATATGGAGTCAAAGTGTCCAGACGGTCTGGCGGCAAAGGCATGATAATGATAGCACTAATAGTGGTTGTCATAGGGGCAGGGCTCTTTTACAGAGATACAATTATTTCTTTTTTTGATAATCAGGTAACTGACATCTTTTCAGTGGTAATGGTACAAAAGAAATCTTCGGAGGCAGACGCACCCGCTGCTGAAAATACTCCGGAGGTATCAGAGTCCGACTCGTCAGGTTCTGTCGTTCAGGAAACAATCCCCGAACAGCCAGTTACTGATCAGCAGGAGTCTGTCCAAACTGAAAAATCTGCTGCCGATAATGAATTAGCTCAACAGAAGTTACAATCAGAAAATCCTTCCGCAGCCTCTGAGCCTGAAGAGAAGATAGAGCCTGAGCCGCAGGCAGACAACAGTAAGGCTGAACCAGAGCACATAACTGCGTCTACTTCTGAAGATGATGCAGCAATAGATACAGAATTAGAAGAAGCTCAGCCTGAAGAACCTGCCTTTCAGCACGGATGTATAACAGCCAATAGTGGGCTTAAGATCAGATCCGGTCCGTCAGTTAACACTGAACTTCTGGGTACAGCTCCGAGTGAGGCTTATATAGAGCTTTATGAGTTGTCTGAGGACGGTAACTGGTGGAAAACTAAATATCAGGGAAGATTCGGATATATGTACGCCAAGTATATAAAAATAGTCGAAACCCCCGACCAGTGTGCAAATTAA
- a CDS encoding HU family DNA-binding protein — MNKKELIEKIAEMAGLKKSDAEKALKAFEDATVAALKADDKVTLVGFGTFSVSERKERKGRNPQTGAEMTIPAKKVPKFTPGKLFKDSID; from the coding sequence GTGAACAAGAAAGAGCTCATCGAAAAGATCGCCGAAATGGCCGGTCTGAAAAAATCAGATGCTGAAAAAGCACTTAAAGCTTTTGAAGATGCAACAGTAGCTGCACTTAAAGCTGACGACAAAGTAACACTTGTTGGTTTTGGTACATTCTCTGTATCAGAAAGAAAAGAACGCAAGGGTAGAAACCCTCAGACAGGCGCTGAGATGACTATTCCTGCTAAGAAAGTGCCTAAATTCACACCTGGCAAGCTTTTCAAAGATTCCATCGACTAA
- a CDS encoding aspartate-semialdehyde dehydrogenase, with protein sequence MSEFQKKAAYNVAIAGATGAVGETFLNILEERNFPIAELKLLASKRSAGKELTFKGKTYKVEELTHDCFEGVDIALFSAGGGRSLEFAPSAVKAGAVVIDNSSAFRMDPKVPLVVPEVNPEDAFKHNGIIANPNCTTIVMLVALKPLYDYSKIKNVIVSSYQSTSGAGAQAMEELENQARQWVNGEDIVVDKFAHQILFNVIPHVDSFTENGYTKEEMKMFNETQKMLHDKDIKVSATCVRVPTLSAHSEAVTVETVEPISVEKARELFAAAPGLEVIDDPANAKYPMPLFVAGGDTCYVGRIRKDIARENTLTFWVVGDQLRKGAATNAVQIAELFVQ encoded by the coding sequence GTGTCAGAATTTCAAAAGAAAGCTGCATATAATGTAGCTATAGCAGGTGCTACAGGCGCAGTCGGTGAAACATTCCTTAACATCCTTGAAGAGAGAAACTTCCCCATTGCAGAGCTTAAGCTTCTCGCTTCCAAACGCTCAGCAGGCAAGGAACTTACGTTCAAAGGCAAAACGTATAAAGTTGAAGAGCTGACACACGACTGTTTCGAAGGTGTGGATATAGCACTTTTCAGTGCAGGCGGCGGCAGAAGTCTGGAGTTTGCCCCTTCCGCTGTTAAAGCAGGTGCAGTCGTTATAGATAACTCGTCAGCGTTCCGTATGGATCCTAAAGTTCCTCTTGTTGTTCCGGAGGTGAACCCAGAGGACGCCTTCAAACATAACGGGATAATAGCAAACCCTAACTGTACAACTATTGTCATGCTGGTGGCTCTCAAACCACTTTATGACTATTCTAAAATAAAAAATGTCATTGTCTCCTCTTACCAGTCTACATCCGGTGCAGGAGCACAGGCTATGGAAGAACTGGAAAATCAGGCAAGGCAATGGGTTAACGGTGAAGATATCGTTGTTGATAAATTTGCACATCAGATACTTTTCAATGTTATTCCTCATGTGGACAGCTTTACAGAAAACGGATACACAAAAGAAGAGATGAAGATGTTCAACGAAACACAAAAGATGCTGCACGATAAAGACATCAAAGTCAGCGCAACCTGTGTCCGTGTTCCGACACTTTCTGCTCATTCTGAAGCTGTGACTGTTGAGACTGTTGAGCCTATTAGTGTGGAGAAAGCACGGGAACTTTTTGCTGCTGCTCCCGGGCTTGAAGTGATAGACGACCCTGCAAATGCTAAGTACCCGATGCCTCTTTTTGTGGCTGGCGGGGATACTTGCTATGTCGGCAGAATCAGAAAGGACATCGCTCGTGAAAATACCCTTACATTCTGGGTTGTGGGCGATCAGCTGCGGAAAGGAGCAGCAACTAATGCTGTGCAGATTGCTGAACTTTTTGTTCAATAA
- a CDS encoding DNA-3-methyladenine glycosylase I has translation MDIGNDGKARCFGGKPGQELYADYHDNEWGIPVYDDRLLFEMLVLEGAQAGLSWETVLKKREGYKEAFHNFDVQKVAGMTDADLENLRNNPNIIRNRLKINSARKNAVVFIAIQKEFGTFSDYLWSYVDNKPIINHWKTLKDLPANTEISDALAKDLKKRGMSFVGTTIMYAYMQSVGLVNDHMEGCWRCES, from the coding sequence ATGGATATTGGAAACGACGGTAAAGCAAGGTGCTTCGGCGGAAAACCAGGACAGGAACTCTACGCAGATTATCACGACAACGAATGGGGGATCCCAGTATATGATGACAGGCTCCTCTTCGAAATGCTCGTACTGGAAGGTGCTCAGGCAGGACTTAGCTGGGAAACTGTCCTCAAAAAACGCGAAGGCTATAAAGAAGCATTCCACAACTTTGATGTTCAGAAAGTTGCCGGTATGACTGATGCAGACCTTGAAAACCTACGAAACAACCCGAACATAATAAGAAACCGCCTGAAAATTAACTCCGCAAGAAAAAACGCCGTAGTCTTTATAGCGATCCAGAAAGAATTTGGAACATTCTCTGACTATCTCTGGAGCTATGTAGACAACAAGCCAATCATAAACCATTGGAAAACCCTCAAAGACCTTCCAGCTAATACAGAAATAAGTGACGCTTTGGCAAAAGATCTGAAAAAAAGAGGGATGAGCTTTGTAGGCACTACAATTATGTACGCATATATGCAGTCAGTGGGTCTTGTGAATGACCATATGGAAGGTTGCTGGCGCTGCGAAAGCTGA
- a CDS encoding 50S ribosomal protein L11 methyltransferase, protein MNEKVIHNIPLRNGKTAQIYQGAFGSGEHETTRACIKHLETMSLSGKKVLDVGCGTGILGICASLLGAKDVYGYDISWEACKTAVECNKLNNISDYHIICGFQDCINGVFDIIFANIYFDILIDISGFIKDSMANGGLLVLSGIPIEFNYDVRAHYIKCGFEVIRLQIHEDFSTVLLKKTSEV, encoded by the coding sequence ATGAATGAAAAAGTAATACATAACATACCACTGAGAAACGGAAAAACAGCACAGATTTATCAGGGGGCATTCGGAAGCGGCGAACACGAAACCACCCGAGCATGCATCAAACACCTTGAAACCATGAGCCTTTCAGGTAAAAAAGTTCTGGATGTCGGCTGCGGAACAGGGATACTGGGAATATGCGCATCTCTGCTGGGAGCAAAAGATGTTTACGGATATGATATCTCATGGGAAGCATGCAAAACTGCCGTAGAATGCAACAAACTTAACAATATATCAGACTACCATATAATATGCGGTTTTCAGGACTGTATAAACGGCGTTTTTGACATTATTTTTGCAAATATATACTTTGACATACTCATAGACATATCCGGCTTTATAAAGGATTCTATGGCAAATGGCGGTCTGCTCGTCCTTTCCGGCATACCGATAGAGTTCAATTATGATGTCAGGGCACATTATATAAAATGCGGATTTGAAGTTATTCGCTTGCAAATTCATGAAGATTTCTCTACTGTCTTGTTGAAGAAAACTTCAGAAGTGTGA
- a CDS encoding VCBS domain-containing protein — protein sequence MRNIFLLIVLCMSVFLISCGGDDDYLAGDHADNDSDDIVTGLKVDMVVCSGSLQGDKTGTFSFEIENDAYEYTTTNAGYSKVESGSFGYTDGKYSFVYDTEYVVITLSGNEDDVTIAGEWHNTDLDEHATFSGDCSEFTIAQ from the coding sequence ATGAGAAATATCTTTCTGCTAATTGTTTTGTGCATGTCAGTTTTTTTAATATCCTGTGGCGGTGACGACGACTATTTAGCCGGTGATCATGCTGATAATGATTCAGATGATATAGTTACCGGATTAAAAGTAGACATGGTTGTGTGCTCCGGAAGTTTACAGGGTGATAAAACAGGGACTTTCAGTTTTGAAATTGAAAATGACGCATATGAATATACAACTACTAATGCCGGTTATTCGAAGGTGGAAAGCGGTTCTTTTGGCTATACTGATGGTAAATACAGCTTTGTTTATGATACAGAGTATGTGGTTATCACTCTGAGCGGCAACGAGGATGATGTAACAATTGCGGGTGAATGGCATAACACTGATCTTGATGAGCACGCTACTTTCTCAGGTGACTGTTCAGAATTTACTATTGCTCAGTAA